In Nitrospira sp., one genomic interval encodes:
- a CDS encoding class I SAM-dependent methyltransferase, whose amino-acid sequence MASERAAGVARQDGNEPGATVSGHFDHCQNCSHRPLIPVMDFGHHPPCDSLLRPEQLAKPEAFYPLHVFRCERCGLVQIDYAVDPAELFYEGYPYMTGITGALKTNFDAMAAKVIETLRLKPGRLVLDIGSNDGTILQGFKTRGMRVLGVEPTGIAKIANSRGIPTRQAFFSEEVARDIRQAEGPASLITAANVFAHVANLGPCLRGIHALLADDGTFISESHYLLDLIDTLQYDTIYHEHLRFYSIKPMQDMMNRFGFSVVDVERIPNHGGSIRVYAVKGTAGRPSERMCDLVKQEEAYGLYGAALYETFAQRVRQSKWKLMRLLSDLKTNGHRIVGIGSPGRSSTVMNYCGIGPDYLDYTAEQATSLKVGLFTPGTHVPVVDEQRLFDEQPEYALVLAWHLGEGLPRKLRSKGLRSKFIMPLPDPVVLDW is encoded by the coding sequence ATGGCGAGTGAGCGAGCAGCGGGTGTGGCGCGACAGGACGGCAACGAACCGGGCGCAACGGTCAGCGGCCATTTCGACCATTGCCAAAATTGCAGCCACCGGCCGCTCATTCCCGTCATGGACTTCGGCCATCACCCGCCTTGCGACTCCTTGTTGCGGCCTGAGCAGTTGGCCAAACCAGAGGCCTTCTACCCCCTCCATGTGTTTCGATGTGAACGCTGCGGGTTGGTGCAGATCGACTATGCAGTCGATCCGGCGGAGTTGTTCTACGAAGGGTACCCCTACATGACCGGCATCACCGGCGCGTTGAAGACCAACTTCGACGCCATGGCGGCGAAGGTCATCGAAACGTTGCGGCTCAAGCCGGGCCGTCTCGTGCTGGACATCGGGTCGAACGACGGTACCATCTTGCAGGGGTTCAAAACGAGGGGCATGCGCGTGTTGGGGGTCGAACCGACCGGTATCGCGAAGATCGCCAATTCGAGAGGGATTCCGACCAGACAGGCCTTCTTCAGCGAGGAGGTGGCGAGGGACATTCGACAGGCGGAAGGCCCCGCGTCGCTCATCACCGCGGCCAACGTGTTCGCGCACGTGGCGAATCTGGGGCCCTGCCTGCGCGGCATCCACGCACTGCTCGCCGACGACGGCACCTTCATTTCCGAATCCCACTACCTGCTCGACCTGATCGACACGCTGCAATACGACACGATTTACCACGAGCACCTGCGGTTCTATTCGATCAAGCCCATGCAGGACATGATGAACCGTTTCGGGTTCAGCGTGGTCGATGTCGAACGCATTCCCAACCACGGCGGCTCGATTCGCGTGTATGCCGTGAAGGGGACCGCCGGCAGGCCCAGCGAGCGCATGTGCGACTTGGTGAAACAGGAAGAGGCCTATGGTCTGTACGGCGCTGCACTCTACGAGACCTTCGCCCAGCGGGTCAGGCAGTCGAAGTGGAAACTCATGCGCCTCCTGTCCGACCTGAAGACCAACGGCCATCGTATCGTCGGGATCGGCTCGCCGGGACGGTCGAGCACCGTGATGAACTATTGCGGCATCGGCCCGGACTATTTGGATTACACCGCGGAGCAGGCCACGTCGCTGAAGGTCGGTCTCTTCACGCCGGGCACCCACGTGCCGGTGGTGGACGAACAACGCCTCTTCGACGAACAGCCGGAGTACGCCTTGGTCCTCGCGTGGCATTTGGGTGAGGGGTTGCCCCGCAAGCTCCGCAGCAAGGGGTTGCGGTCGAAATTCATCATGCCGCTGCCGGACCCCGTCGTCCTGGATTGGTAG
- a CDS encoding Gfo/Idh/MocA family oxidoreductase, which translates to MTTVTVGIVGTGFGAQVHLPAFRRLSAVTVAGIAGQDRDKTARVAQAQGVPTAYGSWQALIDDKKIEAVVIAVPPRFHCEMVLRALEAGKHVLCEKPFGVDPVEAASMLEKARHSDLVCMVDYQFRMAPERIRLKELLEAGAIGRVRRVTVEWTVRGRAAGNRAWSWQFDPTVGGGVLFAFGSHVVDYLQWLMGPAKSVTAHLSTRGGPAVMGPDARPAAADTLDGILLLQDDIPASITISNATPGGRGHWLTVYGERGALVVGNPNQADAVIGTCLYESDPTTGVLREVPVSAPSTDGLSDGRTLLVGRLAETFASAIRAGTPTAPSFEDGWRAQVVMQAMREAHERRRWMPVDMPGGRGRSWSHVRRTP; encoded by the coding sequence ATGACGACCGTGACTGTCGGCATTGTCGGGACCGGTTTCGGCGCTCAGGTACATCTGCCGGCCTTTCGCCGGCTGTCCGCGGTCACCGTGGCCGGGATCGCCGGACAGGATCGGGACAAAACGGCTCGCGTGGCGCAGGCCCAGGGCGTTCCCACCGCCTATGGGTCTTGGCAGGCCTTGATCGACGATAAGAAGATCGAGGCCGTGGTGATCGCGGTGCCGCCGCGATTCCACTGCGAGATGGTCCTGCGGGCCTTGGAGGCCGGCAAACATGTCCTCTGTGAGAAGCCATTCGGGGTTGATCCGGTCGAGGCGGCGTCGATGCTGGAGAAGGCGAGGCACAGCGACCTGGTCTGCATGGTGGATTACCAGTTTCGGATGGCGCCGGAACGGATTCGGCTGAAGGAACTGTTGGAAGCGGGGGCGATCGGGCGGGTCCGCAGGGTGACGGTCGAATGGACGGTGCGGGGCCGAGCTGCCGGAAACAGGGCCTGGTCGTGGCAGTTCGATCCCACCGTCGGCGGTGGCGTGCTGTTCGCGTTCGGTTCCCATGTTGTGGACTATCTGCAGTGGTTGATGGGGCCCGCCAAGAGCGTCACCGCGCACCTCAGCACGAGAGGCGGCCCTGCGGTCATGGGGCCGGATGCTCGCCCGGCGGCAGCCGATACGTTGGACGGCATTCTTCTGTTGCAGGACGACATTCCCGCGTCGATCACGATTTCCAATGCCACCCCCGGCGGGCGCGGCCATTGGCTGACGGTCTACGGAGAACGGGGCGCGTTGGTCGTCGGGAACCCGAATCAGGCCGACGCCGTAATCGGGACCTGTTTGTATGAGTCGGATCCGACGACCGGGGTCCTGCGGGAAGTGCCGGTGTCCGCTCCGTCGACCGACGGTCTGTCCGACGGACGGACGTTGTTGGTCGGCCGGCTTGCCGAGACCTTTGCCTCGGCCATTCGTGCGGGCACGCCGACGGCGCCCTCGTTCGAGGATGGGTGGCGCGCGCAGGTCGTCATGCAGGCCATGCGGGAGGCGCACGAACGACGACGGTGGATGCCGGTGGACATGCCGGGGGGGCGTGGTCGATCCTGGAGCCATGTCCGTCGAACACCATGA
- a CDS encoding glycosyltransferase family 4 protein translates to MKIFLLLSNAPDPAGEAIEVVGQEVVEKAQQLGHRVFVQVILRDPRNSRAAEQTERALARLQLPEVTVCPTLYVADVAEPAQAQNLVARILRVSAALSLRRLFPASRLGPTVERRVREAGAEAILSIWSWEALAASYHIAGVPKFVYYGNPDHLPPQARLRNPELFGIPTASWRDRLWWRWEWVRNERRKQLNIRMMHACEVTANNSVLDAEFYRAHGHARSIYLQNMWPPVKASTPPVSVQDQPGPVKIIGSVGNLGATGNTFALAYLGRELLPRLFERFRDRPVEIHLLGKGTLSPAAAASLGDARVKIRGWVDDIHEEFRSAAMFLVLTNVNPDFLVGNTRILLAWALGTCVVMHENSRLAMPEIQHGVNALLGRTPDELADLIVAASDDHALRQRIGEGGRQTFETYYRSDVVVPTMMRLVQEMVDRHRAGQGASA, encoded by the coding sequence ATGAAGATTTTTCTCCTGTTGTCCAACGCTCCCGATCCCGCAGGCGAGGCGATCGAAGTGGTGGGGCAGGAGGTCGTCGAAAAGGCGCAGCAGCTCGGACATCGAGTCTTCGTGCAGGTCATTCTGCGTGACCCACGGAACAGTCGCGCAGCCGAACAGACAGAACGGGCCCTGGCTCGGTTGCAGTTGCCTGAGGTGACGGTCTGCCCCACGCTGTATGTGGCCGATGTCGCGGAGCCGGCCCAGGCGCAGAACCTGGTGGCGCGGATCCTTCGCGTGTCGGCTGCCTTGAGCCTGCGCCGGCTCTTCCCGGCGTCGAGGCTCGGACCGACGGTCGAGCGGCGGGTCCGGGAGGCGGGCGCGGAGGCGATTCTGAGTATTTGGAGCTGGGAAGCCTTGGCCGCCAGTTATCACATCGCAGGAGTTCCGAAGTTCGTGTACTACGGCAACCCCGACCATCTGCCGCCCCAGGCGCGGCTCAGGAATCCGGAGCTGTTCGGCATCCCGACCGCGTCCTGGCGTGATCGTCTCTGGTGGCGATGGGAGTGGGTGCGGAACGAACGGCGTAAGCAGCTCAACATCCGGATGATGCATGCCTGTGAAGTGACGGCTAACAATTCGGTGTTGGATGCGGAGTTCTATCGCGCCCACGGCCATGCGCGGTCGATCTATCTCCAGAACATGTGGCCGCCGGTCAAAGCGTCCACGCCGCCGGTGTCGGTGCAGGATCAACCCGGACCGGTGAAGATCATCGGCAGCGTAGGCAACTTGGGCGCGACCGGCAACACCTTTGCGTTGGCGTATCTAGGGAGGGAGCTGTTGCCGCGGTTGTTCGAACGTTTCAGAGATCGCCCTGTGGAAATTCACCTGTTGGGGAAGGGCACGTTGTCGCCTGCCGCGGCAGCGTCCCTCGGGGATGCCCGAGTGAAAATTCGTGGCTGGGTGGATGACATCCATGAAGAGTTCCGTTCCGCCGCGATGTTTCTCGTGTTGACGAACGTGAACCCCGACTTCCTTGTCGGCAATACCAGAATTTTGCTCGCCTGGGCGTTGGGGACCTGCGTCGTCATGCATGAGAACAGCCGGTTGGCGATGCCGGAGATTCAGCATGGAGTCAATGCCTTGTTGGGCCGCACGCCCGACGAGTTGGCGGACCTGATTGTCGCCGCGTCGGACGATCACGCGCTCAGGCAGCGGATCGGCGAAGGAGGCCGGCAGACCTTCGAGACCTACTACCGATCGGACGTCGTCGTGCCGACCATGATGCGGTTGGTTCAGGAGATGGTGGATCGTCATCGAGCGGGGCAGGGTGCGTCGGCCTGA
- a CDS encoding class I SAM-dependent methyltransferase has translation MKNAIVARIGEGLATLLPDVVCTAFARQLAERNPQLLLEALGPKLNRTPSLDTMPFDLAPTAPLQFEDLAGLFASTSLDHGVIAMTVRQTAYLFGLVRRMKPRKVIEIGRYKGGSTVTIAAAMAGQGEFWSIDIGEKEARLHQRAAARTFDDEIRDICNRFGLRVTLLVGDSRAIQVETGEVDLVFIDGDHSYEGVRNDFERFGTRVRVGGAVLFDDACDEAMFHTHSESVGKLLTEIVAAGSFRLVKSVNRLAHIERIR, from the coding sequence GTGAAAAACGCCATTGTCGCTCGCATCGGAGAAGGGCTTGCCACGTTGTTGCCGGATGTCGTCTGCACCGCCTTTGCGAGGCAATTGGCCGAGCGGAATCCGCAACTGTTGTTGGAGGCGCTCGGGCCCAAGCTGAACCGCACGCCGTCGCTGGATACCATGCCGTTCGACTTGGCGCCGACGGCGCCGCTTCAGTTCGAAGACCTGGCCGGACTGTTCGCCAGCACCTCGCTGGACCACGGCGTCATCGCCATGACGGTGAGGCAAACGGCCTACCTCTTCGGGTTGGTTCGACGCATGAAGCCTCGTAAGGTGATCGAGATTGGGCGCTACAAGGGCGGATCGACCGTCACGATTGCGGCCGCTATGGCGGGGCAGGGCGAGTTTTGGTCGATCGACATCGGGGAGAAGGAAGCGCGCCTGCATCAACGAGCCGCCGCGCGTACGTTCGACGACGAGATCCGCGACATCTGCAACCGGTTCGGCCTGCGGGTCACCCTGCTGGTGGGAGACTCGCGCGCGATTCAAGTCGAGACGGGCGAAGTCGATCTGGTCTTCATCGACGGAGACCACAGTTACGAAGGGGTGCGGAACGATTTCGAACGGTTCGGCACACGTGTGCGGGTCGGGGGAGCTGTGTTGTTCGACGATGCCTGCGACGAAGCCATGTTCCACACCCATTCGGAATCCGTCGGCAAGTTGCTCACGGAAATCGTGGCGGCAGGATCGTTCCGGTTGGTCAAGTCGGTGAATCGTCTCGCCCACATCGAGCGAATCCGGTAG
- a CDS encoding sulfotransferase has product MLVGIFGAGRNGSSLLMRLLDGSPGLWIYPIELNYLRGFAPRSLKGLVKQALAACSAMVPGQAGGTLESRQRQLMRGWATEQMQELKATYLDKLVDPIVPIGDPIETVMRRTHGDLVGDLAGYLEAVRSCYDQRRLPSAPMPMFKSIEVSDLPRYHRLFPDMKFIHIMRHPYSNYSSLKRTDMVLKQKPFWFQGGDILRLQLESRWIPHAEFTLEGLKREPSKHYLVRYEDLCDAPTDTVNGICAWLGVPPPEEPTVQTVLGGRHTKSLPINSSLKGVETPAQVVSDMAKTYGYDDILTERERALILLRTYRLGRRLGYFSEEEGTQVPAKFPLFLQWLAPDQWEYMNASSRLRLARALIQRRLYLCRVLLSPLG; this is encoded by the coding sequence GTGTTGGTCGGCATCTTCGGCGCAGGTCGAAACGGATCCTCGCTCCTCATGCGGCTGTTGGACGGCAGTCCGGGCTTGTGGATTTACCCGATCGAGCTCAACTACCTGCGCGGGTTTGCGCCCCGTTCGTTGAAGGGCCTGGTGAAGCAGGCCCTGGCTGCCTGCAGCGCGATGGTGCCCGGCCAAGCCGGAGGGACACTCGAAAGCCGGCAGCGACAGTTGATGAGGGGCTGGGCGACGGAACAGATGCAGGAGTTGAAGGCGACCTATCTCGACAAACTCGTCGACCCCATCGTGCCGATCGGTGATCCGATCGAGACGGTCATGCGCCGCACGCACGGCGACCTCGTGGGTGATCTCGCAGGGTACCTGGAAGCCGTCCGCTCCTGTTACGACCAACGGCGGTTGCCCTCGGCCCCGATGCCCATGTTCAAGTCGATCGAGGTCTCGGATCTGCCGCGGTATCACCGGCTCTTTCCGGACATGAAGTTCATCCACATCATGCGGCATCCCTACTCCAACTACAGCTCGCTCAAACGCACCGACATGGTGTTGAAGCAGAAACCCTTTTGGTTTCAAGGTGGCGACATCCTGAGGCTGCAGCTGGAGTCCCGTTGGATTCCCCATGCGGAGTTCACCCTGGAGGGATTGAAGCGCGAACCCTCCAAGCACTACTTGGTCCGGTACGAAGATTTGTGCGATGCGCCGACCGATACGGTGAACGGTATCTGTGCCTGGCTGGGTGTGCCGCCCCCTGAGGAGCCGACGGTGCAAACCGTGTTGGGAGGTCGGCATACGAAGTCCTTGCCGATCAATTCGAGTCTCAAAGGTGTGGAGACGCCGGCCCAGGTCGTGTCGGACATGGCGAAGACCTATGGGTACGACGACATCCTGACCGAGCGGGAACGGGCCTTGATCCTGCTGCGTACCTATCGACTCGGCCGTCGATTAGGCTATTTTTCCGAGGAGGAGGGCACGCAGGTGCCGGCGAAGTTTCCGTTGTTCCTCCAGTGGCTGGCCCCGGATCAATGGGAATACATGAACGCGTCCTCGCGTCTCCGGTTGGCGCGCGCGCTGATCCAGCGCCGGCTCTACCTCTGCCGGGTGCTGCTCTCGCCGCTCGGGTAG
- a CDS encoding putative sugar O-methyltransferase, which translates to MKFSSRDKTMFQTVFAPTPAEACTLLDYVRFLWEERIGERIANDPLYRPSDLWRQWAAQTFTGFSLEKLLLQGGHAFPASMEVAAGPMAPQPRWRRALGALLGGKEAERIRQGREVGPLQAWFRRFYPQVGICPEHAHWYAWHPNPYFRCLEAYVLREKRPLPATMLEVGAGACVNVAFYRSLNPALRATVVDLPETMLFGYCFLKSVFPDLRVTLPHQVESNQTGAEAEVRFLLPTQVETVPSESMDFCFNMSSFQEMTIDSVNHYLRFLARVLKPGGTLLSVNLETSRYLAGNALKNYDFALYHAAPRLKPAPFGTDLIDHVPGMNIVHAEVTKGGGPQGVAEA; encoded by the coding sequence ATGAAGTTTTCCTCACGTGACAAGACGATGTTTCAAACGGTCTTTGCACCGACGCCGGCGGAGGCCTGCACGTTGCTCGACTATGTGCGGTTCCTGTGGGAGGAACGGATCGGCGAACGTATCGCGAACGATCCGCTCTACCGGCCGTCGGATCTGTGGAGGCAGTGGGCCGCGCAGACCTTCACCGGATTTTCGTTGGAGAAGCTGCTGCTGCAGGGTGGCCATGCCTTTCCCGCCTCGATGGAGGTGGCGGCTGGTCCCATGGCACCGCAGCCGCGGTGGCGGCGCGCGTTGGGTGCCTTGTTGGGGGGGAAGGAAGCCGAGCGCATCCGGCAGGGGCGCGAGGTGGGACCTCTTCAGGCCTGGTTCCGGCGGTTCTATCCCCAGGTGGGGATCTGCCCCGAACATGCGCATTGGTATGCCTGGCACCCCAATCCCTATTTCCGCTGCCTGGAGGCCTATGTCCTGCGGGAGAAACGGCCGCTGCCGGCCACGATGTTGGAAGTCGGCGCCGGGGCCTGCGTGAACGTGGCGTTTTACCGCAGCCTGAATCCGGCCTTGCGCGCGACCGTCGTCGATCTGCCGGAAACGATGCTGTTCGGCTACTGTTTCTTGAAGAGCGTGTTTCCCGACCTCCGCGTGACCTTGCCTCATCAGGTCGAATCGAACCAGACGGGCGCCGAGGCGGAGGTCCGGTTCCTGCTGCCGACCCAGGTTGAGACTGTCCCCAGCGAGAGCATGGATTTCTGTTTCAACATGTCTTCGTTTCAGGAAATGACTATCGACAGCGTCAACCATTACCTTCGGTTCTTGGCACGGGTGCTCAAGCCGGGCGGAACGCTCCTGTCCGTCAACCTGGAGACCTCGCGGTACCTGGCAGGGAACGCATTGAAGAATTATGACTTTGCCCTGTACCATGCGGCACCTCGACTCAAGCCGGCTCCCTTCGGCACGGACTTGATCGACCATGTGCCCGGGATGAACATTGTGCATGCCGAGGTGACCAAAGGGGGCGGGCCTCAAGGTGTTGCGGAGGCCTGA
- a CDS encoding acylneuraminate cytidylyltransferase family protein, with product MRVLAVIPARGGSKSIPLKNIRPLQGLPLLAYTIKAAKACSRLDRCVVSTDHPEIATVAKDYGAEVIERPADLATDQAPTEWALLQVVEVLGREGYRPDYVVTLEPTSPLRTAGLIDRCIDTAIAHPEVDCVMTVTETRKCYGRLENGRFEYLFPNQPRRRQERRPLYEESSTVYVTKTEVLERDRSVLGRTRQGLVVDDPREAIDINEPLDFIVAEAVLAQRLLEEQHG from the coding sequence ATGCGGGTCTTGGCCGTCATCCCGGCGCGAGGCGGGTCGAAATCGATCCCGCTGAAAAACATTCGGCCGCTCCAGGGCCTGCCCCTGTTGGCCTATACGATCAAGGCCGCCAAGGCCTGTTCCAGGCTCGACCGGTGCGTGGTGTCGACCGACCATCCGGAGATCGCGACGGTGGCCAAGGACTATGGCGCCGAGGTTATCGAGCGGCCGGCCGATTTGGCGACCGATCAGGCGCCGACTGAGTGGGCGCTGCTGCAGGTCGTGGAGGTCTTGGGGCGCGAGGGCTATCGGCCCGACTATGTGGTGACCCTGGAGCCGACCTCGCCGCTACGTACGGCTGGGCTGATCGATCGCTGCATCGACACCGCGATCGCGCATCCGGAGGTCGATTGCGTGATGACGGTCACCGAGACCAGGAAATGTTACGGACGCCTGGAAAACGGGCGGTTCGAATACCTGTTTCCCAACCAGCCCCGGCGTAGACAGGAACGCCGGCCCTTGTACGAAGAGAGCAGTACGGTGTATGTGACGAAGACCGAGGTGCTGGAGCGAGACCGGTCGGTCCTGGGGCGCACGCGTCAGGGGCTCGTGGTGGATGATCCTCGCGAGGCGATCGACATCAACGAACCATTGGATTTCATCGTGGCGGAGGCGGTGCTGGCCCAACGCCTTCTGGAGGAGCAACATGGCTGA
- a CDS encoding N-acetylneuraminate synthase family protein encodes MAEIASIPIGPYRIGPEHPPLVIAEAAVNHQGDFETAKRMVYIAHAMGAHIIKFQIHVLDNEMLRETPQSANFAEPLYVTLDKTNLTVDQHRELKRLCESLGILYLCTPFSRVGADILEDLGVAAYKTGSGELTNLPLIEHIGRKGKPMIVSTGMCTIDEVGETVALLRQLKTPFALTHCVSAYPTPYDRVNLGMIARYRDLFHVPVGLSDHSRGIYTGIGAAALGACVIEKHFTLDRQQPGPDHPVSIEPDELSDLVKGVDAVFRARGAEREIFPEEREIVAWARESVVSEVPIARGSVITKDMVWVKRPSPGPGAVAAKDLGKVIGKVAQVDIPKDSQIRWEQLNA; translated from the coding sequence ATGGCTGAGATCGCATCGATTCCCATCGGGCCCTATCGCATCGGACCGGAGCATCCGCCCCTGGTCATCGCCGAAGCGGCGGTCAACCATCAGGGCGACTTCGAGACGGCCAAGCGTATGGTCTACATCGCCCACGCGATGGGGGCACATATCATCAAGTTCCAGATCCACGTGCTAGACAACGAGATGCTGCGGGAGACACCGCAATCGGCCAACTTTGCCGAGCCGTTGTACGTGACGTTGGACAAGACGAACCTCACCGTCGACCAACATCGGGAGCTGAAGCGGCTCTGTGAATCGTTAGGCATTCTGTACCTGTGCACGCCCTTCAGCCGAGTGGGAGCCGATATCCTGGAAGATTTGGGGGTAGCGGCCTACAAGACCGGATCGGGAGAATTGACCAACCTGCCGCTCATCGAACATATCGGGCGGAAGGGCAAACCGATGATCGTGTCGACCGGCATGTGCACCATCGACGAGGTGGGCGAAACAGTCGCGTTGCTGCGGCAACTGAAGACGCCCTTCGCGCTGACCCATTGCGTCTCCGCCTATCCGACGCCCTATGACCGAGTGAATCTGGGCATGATTGCCCGGTATCGTGACCTGTTCCACGTGCCGGTCGGCCTGTCCGACCATTCGCGGGGCATCTATACGGGCATCGGCGCCGCCGCACTGGGGGCCTGCGTGATCGAAAAACATTTCACGCTCGACCGCCAGCAGCCGGGCCCGGACCATCCGGTGTCCATCGAGCCGGACGAACTCAGCGACCTGGTGAAAGGTGTGGATGCGGTGTTTCGCGCGCGCGGCGCGGAGCGGGAGATCTTCCCGGAGGAGCGCGAGATCGTGGCCTGGGCGCGCGAGAGCGTCGTGTCGGAGGTGCCCATCGCGCGCGGCAGCGTCATCACGAAGGACATGGTGTGGGTCAAGCGTCCGAGCCCCGGTCCCGGGGCGGTGGCGGCCAAAGATTTGGGGAAGGTCATCGGCAAGGTCGCGCAAGTCGATATTCCGAAGGACAGCCAGATCCGATGGGAGCAGCTGAACGCATGA
- the neuC gene encoding UDP-N-acetylglucosamine 2-epimerase (hydrolyzing): MKRKIAVVSEARATYGYIKRVMHLVEASDRLELQLIVTGMHLLKEYGASINEILRDGFVPAAWVDMYLGGDTPTAWAKSLGVEMQGLAQVYDMLKPDLLLVAGDRAEILAATVTAAYMNIPVAHIQSGDLSGHIDGSARHAITKLAHVHLPACEDSAERVRKMGEEVWRIFNVGAPQLDDVVQGKKLSRAELARIFGVDFDQPVLLVIQHAVLAEVHLARKQMEETLAAVKDSGHQALVIYPNVDAAGQEIIAVIRQYEQVPTIKTFKNLEREVFLSLLSAVSVLIGNSSVGILEAPSFKLPALDIGSRQTGRMRACNVITVPEFDRRLIGQAIERALYDEGFRAAVQTCENPYGDGHSSERICRILEEVDLGRLLNKQMTY; this comes from the coding sequence ATGAAGCGCAAGATCGCGGTCGTGTCCGAAGCCAGGGCCACCTACGGCTACATCAAGCGCGTGATGCATCTGGTCGAAGCGTCCGATCGGCTGGAGTTGCAGCTCATCGTCACCGGCATGCACCTCTTGAAGGAGTACGGGGCCTCGATCAACGAAATCCTGCGGGATGGGTTCGTGCCGGCGGCCTGGGTGGATATGTACCTGGGCGGGGATACGCCGACGGCCTGGGCCAAGTCGCTCGGTGTGGAGATGCAGGGGTTGGCGCAGGTCTATGACATGCTGAAGCCCGATCTCCTGCTCGTGGCCGGCGATCGAGCGGAAATCCTCGCGGCCACCGTGACGGCGGCCTATATGAACATTCCCGTCGCCCACATCCAGTCCGGCGACCTGTCCGGCCACATCGACGGGTCGGCCCGGCACGCCATTACGAAGCTTGCGCATGTCCACCTGCCAGCCTGCGAAGATTCCGCCGAGCGGGTGCGGAAAATGGGCGAAGAAGTCTGGCGCATCTTCAACGTGGGGGCGCCGCAGCTGGACGATGTGGTGCAGGGCAAGAAGTTGTCGCGCGCGGAGTTGGCCAGGATCTTCGGGGTGGACTTCGACCAGCCGGTCCTGTTGGTGATTCAGCATGCGGTGTTGGCGGAAGTGCACCTGGCGAGGAAGCAGATGGAAGAAACCTTGGCCGCCGTGAAAGACAGCGGGCACCAGGCGCTGGTGATCTATCCTAACGTAGATGCGGCGGGGCAGGAGATCATCGCGGTCATCCGCCAATATGAACAGGTGCCCACGATCAAGACCTTCAAGAACCTGGAGCGCGAGGTATTTCTCAGCCTCCTGTCCGCCGTGTCGGTCTTGATCGGCAACTCCAGCGTCGGCATTCTGGAAGCGCCGTCGTTCAAATTGCCGGCCTTGGACATCGGCAGCCGCCAGACCGGCCGCATGCGGGCCTGCAATGTCATTACCGTGCCGGAGTTCGATCGCCGCCTGATCGGTCAGGCCATCGAGCGGGCGCTCTACGACGAGGGGTTCCGGGCCGCTGTACAGACCTGCGAGAATCCCTACGGCGACGGCCACAGTTCGGAGCGGATCTGCCGGATCTTGGAAGAGGTGGACCTGGGCCGGTTGCTGAACAAACAGATGACCTATTAG
- a CDS encoding NAD-dependent epimerase/dehydratase family protein produces the protein MNAPVLVTGGAGCIGIQVCRELDRRGIEVHLLDLGEQIARVKQALPPKVKVFYGSILDVSSIREAMQGCGAVIHLAALLGVRRTEVNRLRCLEINVEGTKRVLDCAIQHRIRRLVFASSSEVYGEPLENPITEETITQGKTVYAVSKLAGEELCIGYAQRYPEFEHVILRFFNAYGPYQAAQFVLPKFIQNAMTGRPIVINGSGDQIRSYCYSEDTGRGVVEALLRPEARGEIINLGNSDRPISLTELADIVVEASGNPSVTIKYAEDFQGTDRHASREIHRRYCSGDKAKRLLGFESRVPLEAGIRRIIEMNSIFEKWESTELPYLIDEMT, from the coding sequence ATGAATGCTCCAGTCTTGGTGACCGGGGGAGCCGGCTGCATCGGAATTCAAGTTTGTCGTGAACTGGATCGGCGGGGGATCGAGGTGCATCTGCTGGATCTGGGCGAGCAGATCGCGCGGGTCAAGCAGGCGCTGCCGCCGAAGGTCAAGGTCTTTTACGGGTCGATCCTGGACGTGTCGTCGATTCGCGAGGCGATGCAGGGCTGCGGGGCGGTGATCCACCTTGCGGCGTTGCTCGGCGTGCGGCGCACCGAGGTCAATCGCCTTCGCTGCCTCGAAATCAACGTAGAGGGCACGAAGCGGGTGCTCGATTGCGCGATTCAACACCGCATCCGGCGCCTCGTCTTCGCCTCCTCCTCGGAAGTGTACGGGGAACCGCTGGAGAACCCCATCACCGAAGAGACCATCACGCAGGGTAAGACGGTCTATGCCGTGAGCAAACTCGCCGGCGAGGAACTTTGCATCGGGTATGCGCAGCGTTATCCCGAATTCGAGCACGTGATCCTGCGGTTCTTCAACGCCTACGGCCCCTACCAGGCGGCGCAGTTCGTGCTGCCCAAGTTCATCCAGAACGCCATGACGGGCAGGCCGATCGTGATCAACGGCAGCGGCGACCAAATCCGCTCCTACTGCTATAGCGAGGATACGGGGCGCGGCGTGGTGGAGGCCTTGCTGCGGCCGGAGGCGCGCGGAGAGATCATCAATCTGGGCAACAGCGACCGTCCCATCTCGCTCACGGAGTTGGCGGACATCGTGGTCGAGGCCAGCGGCAACCCCTCGGTGACGATCAAGTACGCCGAAGATTTTCAAGGTACCGATCGCCATGCGAGCCGTGAAATCCACCGGCGCTACTGTTCCGGCGACAAGGCAAAGCGCCTGCTGGGGTTCGAATCCCGCGTCCCGCTGGAAGCGGGGATCCGTCGGATCATCGAGATGAACAGTATCTTCGAAAAGTGGGAAAGCACCGAGTTGCCGTACTTGATCGACGAAATGACCTGA